The Citrus sinensis cultivar Valencia sweet orange chromosome 4, DVS_A1.0, whole genome shotgun sequence DNA segment TTCCTTAGCATTACATGAATAAATTTCTGACCTTTTACTTTCTCCACAATGcattgttttgttatttttgctCTTCCCCTTTTCGACTGTATCTGGGTAATTTTCTCATAATAATTCCCATATCCGTCAGACAGGACACGCTTTTAGATCATGCTGGAGGAATTGTAACTCTATGCTTTAACATGTAACAAATCTTAATGACTTTGGTTTCAGGTTCTTGATTATGTGGCATCCTTGCTTGACATGACTAAAGAAGAACTTGCAGAACTAAGCTACAGAAATGCAATTCGCTTATTCTCTTATGAAGGTTCAAAAATACTAACAGAAAAGTAGTCCATTTCAGCACTCCTGGAAAGAAACTGGAGTTCAATACTTTGGCACCAGCCTTGTATATAAATGAATGCGGAAATGCAAGTCTTGTAATCCTTGTTAACTTCTTGTAGAGTAGCCTGCTACTGTTCTTGAAGATTTTTGTGCCAGAAAAGAATTAGTAAAATATGATGGGTATGGCTACAGCTATCCCTTCATTATCTTACTATACAGGGATCGTTTTTCTGAACGTCAACGATTTGATCATCTGGAGAGATAAAGTTACGATTCAACCATTCTTCGGTTATATTTCCTATAAACATGAGATCATGAGTCAAAACTTCATCATATACAAAAgaattatatttctatttttcttattgttatattttatttgtatgaaaaaagaatataaaaaaacaaattgttaCAAAGGACTACATATTAATTCTACATTCATAAATTCTCACTTTTCCATTCGGCAATTTCTTTCTCCATTTGcgtcaaaataattttcttttttaaaggtTTAAATTGAGTCAAGTTgcgtttaaaagaaaaagagtttgTATTTATGGGGTGTCAAAAGGATAAATTATATGAGGTTAAAGTGATATACTATACACAGGtcaatgaaatttaaatatatattttttttaattcaatcagaatcctaattgAGATACGAAAGGAAGGTGGCACAAAAAATCTCATAAAATTAGGAGAATCTGATTTTTTGAACGTTGgtggttttgttttgaaagTTTCACACTGACCTCACTGGTATATCTCACTCTTTATGAGTAAAAtgaattaacaaaaatgaCTTTGCGGTCTCTCTGATCCTATCGTGTGAGTTGTCTTCACTTTCTATTACTTACGAACACCCAACTTATTAAAGATCCATGATTATATTGTCATAGTGCTTCTCTGCTTCATTCTTCTTTTATGATATTGATGATCACAGTCACAGTGACAGATTGTTTAATTTGgcatatgtgtatatatatatatatatatatacacacacacacacacgcacacatatatatttcatCAACAGGTTCTTACCATTATGGAGTGCTCAATTCATTAGTTTAAACTTTTAGAATCTGATTAGTGCCCAActtagtttatatatatatatatatacacacacacacacacacacacacacgcacacatatatatttcatCAACAGGTTCTTACCATTATGGAGTGCTCAATTCATTAGTTTAAACTTTTAGAATCTGATTAGTGCCGTCTTCTTatctgtttgtttgtttgtttagtgTAACATATGAtgcataaattttatctttttaaatggGGTGACTCCTAAAATTGATATCTTACTGCTGTTTTCTGGCATTATCAGAGTAAGAAACATCAACAGGAGTCGAAATATGGCCAATAGGCAAAGCACAAGGTAATAAACTATTTCTTCCCACACCCTTTTagttttagattttgaaaaggtTGAGTTGTTTTACAAATTTGCTGGGTCATTTCAGGTTGCCAAAGTCTACAACCTTGACTGATGTGCAGCTCTATGTTAACGGCTTGCCTTTCATTTTGGACAGAGTGAGGAATAAGATTCCcttcattttgtttgtttaagtTGACACTTTGTCGTTTCAAagtttaaatataattgtttcaCAAATGCGTAGGAACTCCTTGCTTCAAAATCGGCCAAGGTTGCTGCTATACTGGATGAGAATCCCAATCAAGACCTCTCTTATTTCCTCCGAGACATTTCACCTGATACTGAAACTTTTGAGCTTGTTCTAAGATTCTGCCACGGCTTTGAACCCCAGATCTCCACTGAAAATGTGATACCCATCATTGGCCTCGCTGACTACTTGGAGATGACTGAAGCTCACTGCAGAAACAATCTGTTGAGGAGGGCTCTCATCTTCTTTGAACAGGAAGTTCTCCCCAGCTGGAATGAAACCATTAAGGCTCTCCGAGTAGCAGATGATTTCCTTCAACAGGCTGTACAGCTTGGCCTGGTTGATGCCTGTTTTAGGTCTCTCATTGAGAAGGCGGTGGCTGATCCCCACCTTCTCGGGGCTCCGATGAAGAATTTGAGTTGTGATGAAGATAGTGAGGACGCTGATGATGCATATAGGCCAAACGCGAGGAGAAAGCTCTTCGTTATTGATTGGAAATCAGAGGATTTAACCGTACTGTCTCTTCAGCTTTTCGATGCCATCATTCGTTCAATGAATCAGCATGGGGTGCCCCCAGAGTTTGTGGCCTCATCCGTTTGTCAGTACACAAAAAGATGGGTTCTATCAAGCACCGTTGGAGATGAAACAGTGTCAATTTACAAGAGGAAAACTCAGAGGGATGTACTTGAAGCCGTGGAAAAGCTCTTGCCTTATGAAAGAGGACTCGTTCCGTGCACATTGTTGTTTGAAATGCTTCGATACGCAATTGTTTTGGAAGCTAGCTCTGATTGCAGAACTGGATTTGAGATCAGAATTGGGAAACAGCTTGATCAGGCAACAGTAAGAGACCTCCTAATTCCATCTCAAGGCTATGCTAAAGAAGTTCAATATGATATCGAGTGTTTGAGgaggattttgaggaatttcTGTGGCAGCTATTCTCCTTCATCTCAGTTTCCAGGATACATCAAAGTGGCAGAGCTGATTGAGAAATTCTTAGCAGAGATTGCGGCTGACATAGATTTGAAGGTGAATACGTTTCTTTCCATTGTGGAAATGTCAGCTGAAGTGCCCACAGTGACACAAAGAAACTCTGATGGAATTTACATGGCTATTGATATATACTTCCACAAGCACAGATACTTAACTGAATCAGAAAGAGAACAAGTATGTAGAGTTTTAGACTGCCGCAAGCTGTCCCTGGAAGCCTGCGAGCACGCGGCAAGAAATGAAAGATTGCCGTTGAGGGTGGTGGTGCAAGCATTGTTTGCGGCACAGTTGCACATAAGAGATACAATCACTAGAGAGGTGGCATTGTTTCCTGATGATAAAATGATCGTCAAGGAAGAAATGGAGGAGGAGGTGGTGGCGGAAGATGAAGCAATGGTGattaaagaaatgaagatAATGAGCAACAAGGTGATGGAGCTTGAAAGAGAGTGCCTTGTGATGAGGAAAGAACTTCAGAAGAGTTGCAGCTTGCAGCAACATAATAAtcataatgataaaaataaacagaaaaatgaGAAGCCTAGCATGTGGAAAGAGATGAAGAGGAAATTTGGGTGCATTACTTCaattcatgattgtaattgtcaagtcaagaagaagaaggtgCATCCATGATTTGgagtttgaatttttatgttataatcGTAAATTCGTAATGATTTTGCACcacttaatttgattttatatatatatgatttggCTTGTCTCATTCTTCTAGATTGTTCATTTACATGTCACtctcaaatctcaattcaTATGCATTGACGataaatttttcacttgtaaaAGAGTTGCTTAGTTATATCGACGAATTATTTATGATCAATTAATATTGCGTGATTGTCTTtggaaaaatatgataaataaatatataacattGTGTAATATGTTAGCCAATGTTCCacgtaaatttttattatctatATCATCTTTCTAAATTTAGTGAAAGATgatcttattg contains these protein-coding regions:
- the LOC102628652 gene encoding BTB/POZ domain-containing protein At5g17580 yields the protein MANRQSTRLPKSTTLTDVQLYVNGLPFILDRELLASKSAKVAAILDENPNQDLSYFLRDISPDTETFELVLRFCHGFEPQISTENVIPIIGLADYLEMTEAHCRNNLLRRALIFFEQEVLPSWNETIKALRVADDFLQQAVQLGLVDACFRSLIEKAVADPHLLGAPMKNLSCDEDSEDADDAYRPNARRKLFVIDWKSEDLTVLSLQLFDAIIRSMNQHGVPPEFVASSVCQYTKRWVLSSTVGDETVSIYKRKTQRDVLEAVEKLLPYERGLVPCTLLFEMLRYAIVLEASSDCRTGFEIRIGKQLDQATVRDLLIPSQGYAKEVQYDIECLRRILRNFCGSYSPSSQFPGYIKVAELIEKFLAEIAADIDLKVNTFLSIVEMSAEVPTVTQRNSDGIYMAIDIYFHKHRYLTESEREQVCRVLDCRKLSLEACEHAARNERLPLRVVVQALFAAQLHIRDTITREVALFPDDKMIVKEEMEEEVVAEDEAMVIKEMKIMSNKVMELERECLVMRKELQKSCSLQQHNNHNDKNKQKNEKPSMWKEMKRKFGCITSIHDCNCQVKKKKVHP